CAGCAGGCGTCGAGAGGCGACCCCTGCTCGACCAACCACCAGCATCTGTTGCGCGGCGTTCAGGATGAGCACGAAGACGGCGTTGTGGTCGTGAGGACACCAGCACGCCACTTCCACGGCGGCGTTCACAATGAGGTTCGGTAGGGACGGGCCCCAGGCGATGTACAGCGTGAGCTCGAGCCAGTCGACACCGGTGTCGTACATTTTGATTGCGGCGTCGAGGAGGAGGTTGTTATGGATGCGGTCGGTCGATGGCTGAGGATCGGCCGCCGACTGCAGATACCAGTGCCACTGGCTACGGCCGGCAGCAGGACGATGGTTGTCCATGGCGATTCCGAGCCTTCGTAGGTCTCCTTCGGCAGCCGGGTAGTTACGCTGAAGCACTTCCGACAGCGGGATTGCCGCTATCGATGAACCCTTCTCTGCCATGATCCCCATCAGGCATCCTCTTCCGCGATCCGGGCGGTTGCTCTCGTGGAGGGGTGGGGACTTGGCGCCGGGGTGTTCGGCTATTTGGCGGTCCAGCCAGTGGTCGGGGAAGTGGCGGCTTCTTTCACGAACAGGCGAGGGCCGGAGGCGGGGCCGATGCGCTGATACATGTCGCCGAGCGCGCCGGTCACGCGGCCTTCGGGGTGGTCGAGGCCGGCGATGAGGCAGCCGGCGCTGGCGAGACCGCCGGTGGCCGCGCCGGAGATGACGACGGAGTGTTCCGGCAAGGCTTCCAGGCCGGCGACCGCCTCGGTGACGTCCGGTTCGATTCGGTTGAGTCCACACACGGGTATCTGCTGGAATGCCTGGCCGGCGAAGCGCACCGCCCAGGTGGCGGCAGCGACGGTGTTGCCGGTGATCGAGACCTGCCCGAACGGGTTTTGAGCGGCGAGGTGGACGCCGGTCTCCCAGCGGCCGGCGTCTTTGGCGGTGATGGAGTTGTCGCGGACGGCGATGCCCTCGACGGCGGTGCTGGCCGAGCGGACCAGCACCGCTTGGCTGGCCTGGCCGACCGCGACCAGCAGGTTGCTGTCGACGGAGATGTCCCGTACCGAGTCGACGACGATGCCGGCGCCGGCCGCGATGTGGCAGATGTTGTTGGCGATCAGGGAGCGGTTGACCGGCCGGTCGTTGACCTGGCTCACGACGATGGCGCCGGCGGTGGTGCCGCGCTCGTCGGCGACCAGGTTGCCGCTGATGAGTAGGCCGTCGCCGCCGCGTTGGACGTGCAGCGGGATTCCCGCGATGCGGTCCTGCCCGGGGCTGGCCACCAGTACATTGTCCCGCAGAACGAGTTGCCGCACGTCGGTGCAGAAGATGGTGCCGCCGCGGATGTGGTTGTTGCTGAACGTGACGCGGCGCAGCGGGTCGGCGCCGGAGATGCCGGATAGTGAGACGGCGATCCCGCTCGCACTGCGGTGCGAGATGACGGTGGAGTCGATGACGATGTCGGATGGTGCGCCACTGCCGGTTGGTTCGAAGTCGATCGAGGCGTCGGTGCTGGGTGGGCTGGTGTCGATGTGGCAGTTCCGCACCAGCACGGCCTGCGCGCCGCGCTGGAACGATATCCCGGTCCGCTTGTTCTGCACGAAGTGGCAGCGTTCGATCGTCACCTCGCGCACCTTGCCGTCTGGCGCGCCGAGCAGCCGGATGCCGTCGCCGGCGGTCTGGAAGACGCGTACGCGTTCCAACACGACGTCTTGGGTGCCGGTGTTGAGGTTGATGCCGTGCGCCTGCTCGCTCGCGTTGCCGAGGGTCAGGTAGGAGCCGTGCAGGGACAGGTCTCGGATGCGCAAGCCCGCGCAGTCGAAGGTCTCGATCAGATGCGTGTCCAGGCCGCCGCCGAGGTCCTGGCCGGGCAGTAGGCGCAGGATTGTGGCGCCGGCACCGGAGCCGCGCAATGTCAGGTGCCGCAGCCCGCGCAGGGTTATGGCGCCGGCGACGCGGCTGGGGCGGGGCAGGCGGCCGAAGTCGTACACGCCCGGGCCGAACCGGATCTCGCCACCTGCCGGGTCGGCGGAGCGAAACGCGTCGAGCAGGCGCTCGAAGTCCTGGCGCATGTCCTTGTCCCAGACGTCCGCGAGCGCGTCGGCCACGGATCGCGGCGCGGGGTCGCGTAGCCGGGCGCCGGTCGGGTCCTGCACCGCCTCGATCCGGGTCAGGAACAGGCCGGCGGACTCGATCCGGATCGGGGTGCCGAGATCGGCGAACGAGAACCGCGCCGTGGCGCTGACCAGACCACCGCCACCGAGTGTGACCACACCGTCGGTGAGGGTGCGACCGGCCAGGGCGACGGTGCGGCCGTCGAGGGCGCGGCGGGCGTAGTTGTCCAGCCCTACCCGGTCGGGGGCGTTGAGGTGTACGGCCGAACCGGAGACGCCCGTGACGGCTGGCGCGGTGAGCTCTACGGCGTCGCGTCCGACGACCGCCGTGATGTCGGTGACCAGACGGGCGCCGCCTGGCCCGGCGCCGTCGACCGTGATCCGGCGACCCACATGCAGGTCCGCGCGAAACGGCTGCTGCCGCTCGGGATGCCCAGCATCCCCGTGTTCCAGCAAGATGCCGCGCAGCTCGCGGCTGCCGGCGGCCATCGTGGCCGCGCTAACGATCTGGTGCCGGGCCAGCGCCGAGATCGTGGTGTCCAGGTCGCCGGCGCCTGGGATGGCAATCAGCTTGCCGGCGTCGGAGGGGCGCAGCTCACCGCCTGGCACCTGGAGCTGGGTGCTGCCCGCGACGGTGGCGACCCGCGGCAGAAACCTGCCTCGCGGCGCGCCCACGAACTCGTCCGCGAAAAAGTCCATTCCACACGGTCAGTCCCGCGCCGCACGGATGCAACGCCGCCGTCCGCATCACGACAACGGCCGGCGTTTCCACCAAATGAAAGACCCGGCCAAGCCGGCGAACGAGATCGCGCAGGCTGGTCTGAAGCCCGACTGCGCACCACAGCGACGCCCGCTGTGTCGGCGGGAAATCCATCCGACCGCGAACAACCACACGGCGAACCAGCCGTCCGGTTCGACCCGCGGCACGCACCCGCTCCGATGATCCTTCAACGGTTCCGCCATAGGGCGTCGGTGCCCCAGCACCCCCCGACCCTGGATGCGGCCTCGAACACGGCGAGTTGGATCGGTCCACCCATGTTCGAACGCCACGTGCACCAACTGCCTCCGGGCCCTTCCAGCCACACGACCCCACAACGCCGGATCCGACGCGGCCGCGCACGGCGCCCTCCTCACCCAGACCCGACTCACCGAGCCACATCAGCACACCGTGGCACAGCACGACGGCGACCCCTCACCGTTGAGGGGAGGCAGCATCGAACTACCCGACCTTCGGACCGATCACCTACGCCTCCGCGCACGAGCGTCGTACCACCCACAACCCCGCCAGGATGGCGGCGGCGTGCCGTCTGGACAGCGTGGCAAACCCGGCATGCCCGCAGGTGAGGCACCGAAGGCACTCGGACATTGCAAGCCTTCTGAGCTGCAATTGTGAGATTCCAGTGAGTTCAACGTCAGATTCCCCGGGACCGGCGAACCTGTCGCCATGGGCGTTGACACTCCTACGGTCGAGTCCACACGTCCGGCTCGAATGGGCGGACCGCCCGTTCCCGCCACGGTTCGTACCAATCGCGCCGGCCAGGTTTGGTGACCCACGGGGAGGCGGCACCGATGCAGCGAACGCGATACCGGCTCCACGAACTGCCCGGCTACGTGCTGCTGTTCGTCGCACCGCCGGTCGCGCTGGTCGGCCTGCTGGGCTGGCCGTTGCCCGACCAGGTACCCAGCCGGACACAGTGGCAGGCGTGGCTGGCCGAACCACTGACCTGGCATTCCATCGTGGCCGCGGCGACCATCGCCGGTTGGCTGATGTGGGGCATTTACGCGGCAACGGCCGTCTGCGAGGTGTATCGGTGGATGAGCCGTGGCCGGCGGCTGCCGCGGCTGTCGATACCTGGCCCGCTGCAGGCATTGTCGGCGGCGGTGCTGGGCAGCACTGCGATCAGCGCCAGCGCCAGCGGCGCCGCCCAGGCATCCGCCGCGCTGGTCGACGCGGGCCTGAGCCAGCCGGCCCAGCCCCACCCAGATCGGCACCTCGCCACGACCACCACGGCTGCCCGGCCGGCGCTGACCGTCGCGACCGTCGCCAATGCCGTGCCCACCTCGGCCACCGACCGCCAAGCACCGATCATTGGTCTGCTGGCGGCATCTGCGCCGTCGGCGGACGCCGCTTCCGGGCTGGGTACATCGGCCACCGGGGCGGAGGCCACCCGCACCGCGGCGCGGTACCAGGCCCGCCCCGGCGACTGGCTCTGGCACATCGCCGACCGGTTCCTCGGCGACCCGCGCCGCTACCCAGACATCGCAGCGCTCAACCCCCACCTGGCGGCTGAACACGGCGCCGGGTTCCCGGACCACATCGAACCCGGCGACTTGCTCATCTTGCCCGCCGACGCCCGTGACCGCGGCCCTCGGCCGCACGCCACCGGCAGCGTCCGTCCCCCGAGACCCACGCCGCCAGCCACCGACACACCCCACGAGCCGGGCCCGGCCCGCCCCGATCCGTCGCCCCGCCACGGCCAGCCATCGAAGCCGCCCGACCAGCCCGCACCGGCGGGCAGTGCCTCGGCGCGCCCTTCGGCAACCAATTCCGCCACCACGCCGGCCGACGATCAGACGGGCGCCGCGCCGGGCTGGATTCAACTCGCCGGCGGATGCATCGGAGTCGGCTTCGCCGCCGGCCTCGTCTACGCGGCGGCCACCGTCTACAAGCGACGCCGGCACCGGCACCGGCCAACCACCACCACTGCCAGCCTCCAGCTACCGGAGGCCGAATCGTCCGCCGCACTGACCACGGTCACCGGCCTGCGGCGGATGCTGCGCCGCCATGCACCACACCTGCTGGACCCGCCGGTGCAGACCGCGCCAACGGTCCGCGAATACCGCAACGACCCCGTCGGCGCCCGGCCGCCGCAGGTCGGCCCAACCGGCAGCGAACTGGCGGGAATCGGTGACCTGCCCGCACACGGCGGCCTGGGCCTGACCGGCCCGGGTGCCACCGACGCAGCCCGAGCCATCCTCGCCGCCACCCTGACGGCCGGACGCCTCGACGATCCTGACGCCCAAAGCCGGGCCGTCGTCACCCAGACGGCGCTGAGCACCCTGCTCAGCCACTACGCCGACCAGGCTGCCGCGATGCGGCGGCTAACTGTCAGCGCAAGCTTCGCCGACGCGCTCACCACCATCGAGGAGGAGATCATCCGCCGTAGCCGGATCGTCGCCGACCACGAGAGCACCGATGTGGCCACCCTGCGGGCCAGCGACCCGCTGGCCGAACCGCTGCCGCAGCTGCTGCTGATCGCCGAACGGCCCGACGACAGCTGGCACAGGCGCCTGGCCACCGCAATCACGCTCGGCGGCCCGGTCGACGTCGGCGCTGTCGTGATCGGCCACTGGCCACCAGGTACCACCCTCACCGTCGCGGCCGACGGCACCACCGACACCGACCCGGCCCGGGTCGCCGTCCTGGACGCCGCCGCCGCCCACGACATTCTCACCGTGCTCGCCGAGGCCCACGGCGACACCCCACCCGAAGCCAACCAACGCCAGCCGGCGCCCGCCAGCCCGAACCAGTCGGAATCGACACCCGGCCAACCCGATCGGCCCGACGGCACAGATCCGGCCACCCCACCCGCGACCGGTGGCACCACCGCGGCCGTGCGAATCCTAGGGGTGCCGGCAATCCTCGGCCCCGACGGCACAGCGGTACGCGGACTTCGCGCCAAAGCCCTGGAACTGCTGGTCTACCTCGCCGTCCACCGCAGCGGCGCCGCCCTAGGCGACATCATGGAAGCGGTCTGGGGCGATGCCACCACCCGCCGCGCCGCCGAACGTCTGTCCACCTGCGTAGCGAACCTGCGCAGCGTGCTGCGCGCTGCTGCCCAACACGAAAAACCGGACCAGGACGCGGCTGGGCAGCGGATCGACCCGGTCGTGAACACCGGCGGCCGCTACCACCTCGACCCGACACTGGTCCACGTCGACTGGTGGACGGTGCTGGACGCCTGCACCCAAGCCGCCGCAGCCGGCGACGACACCACACGATTGACCCACCTGCGCACCGCGACAGCAGCCGTCGGCGGGGCACTGGCCGAAAACACCGACTACGAGTGGATCGACACCGACCGGGAACTTGTCCGCCGCCGGCTCGTCACCATCTACCTCGACACCGCGCGGCTGCTGGCTGACACCGACCCACACCAAGCCCGCACCCTGCTCGACCAGGCCTGCCACCTCGACCCGCTATCGGACTCCCTGGCCCGCCACGCCATACGAGCCGCCGCCCGCCTCGGCGACACCGACGCCATCCGGCACCGCCTTTCCATCCTGCGCCGCGAACTCGACGACACCGGCATCGACATCGACCCCGAGACCGAACAGCTCGCCGCCGACCTACTGCACCAACTGGCCGACGCCACCGCCACGACCGCAGCCCAATCGACGGAACGCACATC
This genomic stretch from Phytohabitans houttuyneae harbors:
- a CDS encoding right-handed parallel beta-helix repeat-containing protein, with translation MDFFADEFVGAPRGRFLPRVATVAGSTQLQVPGGELRPSDAGKLIAIPGAGDLDTTISALARHQIVSAATMAAGSRELRGILLEHGDAGHPERQQPFRADLHVGRRITVDGAGPGGARLVTDITAVVGRDAVELTAPAVTGVSGSAVHLNAPDRVGLDNYARRALDGRTVALAGRTLTDGVVTLGGGGLVSATARFSFADLGTPIRIESAGLFLTRIEAVQDPTGARLRDPAPRSVADALADVWDKDMRQDFERLLDAFRSADPAGGEIRFGPGVYDFGRLPRPSRVAGAITLRGLRHLTLRGSGAGATILRLLPGQDLGGGLDTHLIETFDCAGLRIRDLSLHGSYLTLGNASEQAHGINLNTGTQDVVLERVRVFQTAGDGIRLLGAPDGKVREVTIERCHFVQNKRTGISFQRGAQAVLVRNCHIDTSPPSTDASIDFEPTGSGAPSDIVIDSTVISHRSASGIAVSLSGISGADPLRRVTFSNNHIRGGTIFCTDVRQLVLRDNVLVASPGQDRIAGIPLHVQRGGDGLLISGNLVADERGTTAGAIVVSQVNDRPVNRSLIANNICHIAAGAGIVVDSVRDISVDSNLLVAVGQASQAVLVRSASTAVEGIAVRDNSITAKDAGRWETGVHLAAQNPFGQVSITGNTVAAATWAVRFAGQAFQQIPVCGLNRIEPDVTEAVAGLEALPEHSVVISGAATGGLASAGCLIAGLDHPEGRVTGALGDMYQRIGPASGPRLFVKEAATSPTTGWTAK